Proteins from one Gossypium raimondii isolate GPD5lz chromosome 8, ASM2569854v1, whole genome shotgun sequence genomic window:
- the LOC105790197 gene encoding probable LRR receptor-like serine/threonine-protein kinase At3g47570: MEPQSMRFSFSNVVSLLWCASLLLLGWFPATVARPRTTYDDNESDLKALLAIRSQIKHDPFGATRSWNRSVTLCQWPGITCGRRHRRITKLDLSQQRLGGTLSPYVGNLSFLRFINLKDNNFNGVIPPEIGRLPRLQSLILHNNSFTGTIPPNLTHCSNLIQFKASRNNLVGNIPSELGNLSKLEELDIAHNNLTGQLPTSLGDASSLQEISLKWNSLEGRLPHTLGLLKKLTWLELNGNNFSGFIPPSFCNMSCLESLSLGNNRLSGILPVNLGSNLPNLLGIYIGSNNLSGTLPESLSNASKLETLEISNNHFSNKVAIDFRNTQNLSWLNMQNNSLGSGGAGDLEFITTLTNCSRLQMVSLLSNQFGGLLPNSITNLSITLRNLYLGDNKITGTIPLGITNLVNLWGLGLEYNYLRGTIPESIGKLKNLQGMSLGGNALTGRIPASIGNLSQLIVIGLEENLLEGSIPAELGKCQHVSELGLHTNRLTGEVPKEIFSIASLSVFLELSRNLLTGSIPSDVGYLKSLVDLDLSENKFSGQIPAALSSCTSLEGLYLGSNNFYGSIPASLSSLRGIQELDLSNNNLSGQVPEYLAKLSSLTFLNLSYNQFEGQVPTKGVFSNASTIALTGNDKLCGGIAELHLPPCHFLPSKQHKTSDSLKIILIVCGVIGILMLSILFLWLRKRGAKTELSSAVPLGTASILMVSFQQLLKATDGFSPANLIGQGSFGRVYRGVLDRNQEQNVIAVKVMNLQEQGASRSFLTECKTLGNVRHRNLVKIISACSSIDFQGNPFKALIYEFMPNRSLERWLHDAPNETNTIQPKMLNFAQRLNIAIEVASALDYLHHHCVVPLLHCDLKPSNILLDHDMVAHVGDFGLARFFPKSMNKFSGNSTSTVGLKGTVGYAAPEYGIGMEPTTSGDMYSFGILLLEMFTRKRPIDETFKDGQTLHLFVKTALPDRVLDVVDPLLLAGDNNRQQEASSSRNPRRATMESTKMKECLISIFNVGIASSVESSKDRMDIVDAAKELHFIRNKFLGTGIPTPRETRV; encoded by the exons ATGGAACCACAAAGCATGCGTTTTTCATTCAGCAATGTGGTGTCTCTACTTTGGTGTGCCAGCTTGTTGCTGTTAGGATGGTTTCCAGCCACTGTTGCTAGACCTAGAACCACGTATGATGACAATGAGAGCGATCTGAAAGCATTGCTTGCCATTAGGTCACAAATCAAACATGATCCATTTGGTGCCACGAGGTCATGGAACAGATCTGTAACCCTGTGCCAGTGGCCAGGTATAACTTGTGGGCGTAGGCATCGAAGGATCACCAAGTTGGACTTAAGCCAGCAACGGTTGGGAGGCACCTTATCTCCCTATGTGGGGAACCTTAGCTTCCTTAGGTTCATCAACCTTAAGGACAACAATTTCAATGGTGTCATCCCCCCAGAAATTGGTCGACTACCAAGGCTGCAAAGCTTGATTTTGCATAACAATTCCTTTACAGGAACAATACCACCCAATTTGACCCATTGTTCTAACCTCATTCAGTTCAAAGCTTCCCGAAACAACCTGGTTGGAAATATCCCGTCGGAGCTTGGCAATTTGTCGAAGCTCGAAGAGCTGGACATTGCTCACAATAATTTAACAGGACAACTGCCAACTTCCCTTGGGGATGCTTCTTCTCTCCAAGAAATCAGCTTAAAGTGGAACAGTTTGGAAGGAAGACTGCCACATACATTAGGCCTTCTAAAGAAGTTAACTTGGCTTGAACTAAATGGTAACAACTTCTCTGGCTTCATTCCTCCTTCGTTTTGTAACATGTCTTGTTTGGAATCCTTATCTCTAGGAAACAACCGACTCTCTGGAATTCTCCCAGTTAACTTAGGCTCAAATTTACCAAATCTGTTAGGAATTTACATAGGATCTAACAATCTTAGTGGAACTTTACCAGAGTCATTATCCAATGCTTCAAAGCTGGAGACGTTAGAAATCTCCAATAATCATTTCAGTAACAAGGTGGCCATTGATTTCCGAAACACTCAAAATTTGTCATGGTTAAATATGCAAAACAATAGTCTCGGAAGTGGCGGTGCCGGCGATTTAGAGTTTATAACCACCTTAACCAATTGTAGTAGATTGCAAATGGTTAGCTTGTTAAGCAATCAGTTTGGTGGTTTGCTACCTAATTCCATAACCAACCTGTCGATAACACTTAGAAATTTATACCTTGGGGATAATAAAATAACTGGCACAATACCTTTGGGAATAACAAACCTTGTAAATCTATGGGGACTTGGTTTGGAGTACAACTACCTTAGAGGCACCATTCCCGAGTCAATTGGTAAGCTTAAAAACTTGCAAGGGATGTCCTTAGGTGGCAATGCTTTAACAGGGAGAATCCCAGCCTCTATAGGAAATCTTTCACAGCTAATTGTGATTGGTTTGGAAGAAAACCTGTTGGAGGGTAGCATACCTGCTGAGTTGGGAAAATGTCAACATGTATCGGAGCTGGGATTACATACAAATAGGCTAACAGGTGAGGTTCCAAAAGAGATCTTTAGCATAGCATCACTGTCAGTTTTCCTTGAGCTGTCCAGAAACCTTCTAACAGGCTCCATTCCTTCAGATGTGGGATACCTGAAATCTTTGGTAGATTTGGATTTGTCTGAAAACAAATTTTCTGGCCAAATTCCTGCTGCTCTGAGTAGTTGTACAAGCTTAGAGGGTCTATATTTGGGGAGTAATAATTTTTATGGAAGTATCCCAGCTTCTTTGAGCTCCTTGAGAGGCATTCAAGAGCTAGACCTTTCAAACAACAATTTGTCAGGTCAAGTTCCAGAGTACCTTGCCAAGTTATCCTCCTTAACTTTCCTGAATCTCTCTTACAATCAGTTTGAAGGACAAGTGCCAACAAAAGGAGTTTTCAGTAATGCATCAACCATTGCACTAACTGGGAATGACAAGCTTTGTGGGGGAATTGCTGAATTGCATCTTCCACCATGCCATTTCCTCCCGTCCAAGCAACACAAAACAAGTGATTCCCTCAAAATAATCTTGATTGTTTGTGGGGTTATTGGAATTCTTATGCTGTCCATCCTTTTCTTGTGGTTAAGGAAAAGAGGAGCGAAAACCGAGCTCTCATCGGCTGTTCCTTTGGGAACTGCTTCGATTTTGATGGTTTCTTTTCAACAACTCCTCAAAGCTACTGATGGTTTCTCCCCAGCAAACTTGATTGGCCAAGGAAGCTTTGGGCGTGTGTACCGAGGTGTTTTGGACCGAAACCAAGAGCAAAATGTGATTGCAGTGAAGGTGATGAACCTACAAGAACAAGGTGCTTCCAGGAGTTTCCTCACGGAATGTAAAACCTTGGGAAACGTAAGACATCGAAATCTTGTTAAGATAATATCTGCATGCTCCAGTATTGATTTCCAAGGCAATCCTTTCAAAGCCCTTATCTATGAGTTCATGCCTAATCGGAGCTTAGAGCGATGGCTGCATGATGCACCAAATGAAACAAATACCATCCAACCAAAGATGTTAAACTTTGCTCAAAGACTAAACATTGCAATTGAGGTGGCCTCAGCACTTGATTACCTCCATCATCACTGTGTGGTTCCTCTTCTTCACTGTGATTTGAAGCCAAGCAATATTCTACTTGATCACGACATGGTTGCACATGTTGGAGATTTTGGACTAGCCAGGTTTTTCCCAAAATCCATGAACAAATTTTCTGGAAATTCTACCAGCACTGTTGGCCTAAAAGGAACTGTTGGCTATGCTGCACCAG AGTATGGCATTGGAATGGAGCCAACAACAAGTGGAGACATGTACAGCTTTGGGATTCTCCTGTTGGAAATGTTCACTAGGAAGAGACCTATTGACGAGACGTTCAAAGATGGACAAACACTTCATCTTTTCGTGAAGACGGCATTGCCCGATCGAGTACTTGATGTTGTTGATCCCTTACTTCTAGCTGGGGATAACAACCGCCAACAGGAGGCAAGCAGCAGCAGAAACCCAAGGAGAGCAACCATGGAATCCACAAAAATGAAAGAGTGCTTAATTTCCATCTTCAATGTTGGAATTGCTTCATCTGTTGAATCATCTAAAGACAGGATGGACATTGTGGATGCAGCCAAGGAATTGCATTTCATTCGGAACAAATTTTTAGGGACCGGTATTCCAACACCAAGAGAAACACGTGTTTAG